The following are from one region of the Hyla sarda isolate aHylSar1 chromosome 6, aHylSar1.hap1, whole genome shotgun sequence genome:
- the LOC130276632 gene encoding 5-hydroxytryptamine receptor 3A-like gives MCISSCLTMSPHSMTLLLTCTLFGVGYGQLNCSFDILINNLSFPSLSIRPVKNWRTATEIQIEMTLYNIIDLDTSLQSLTTLVWFGMTWKNEFIQWEPQQYCSIKKIFLSNVSYWQPDLYIYERIQSEDKSPSVPFYSIQYNGLTTREMPLRIVSSCTVDVFKFPFDTQKCNITFGSYIHQVQQIDMYTLSNSSEVLSSTKDVMVMNDDWDLLSITVTNNTLDVNGEIYSTVSYEITIKREPAIYIITLIAPACFMVILDITSMFIQMDSGQRLGFKITIVLGFSVLLSILNTMLPTSDMVPVLGIFCCVVMAVMVFSIMECIAISYMVMLSKSKPTIPSWIKTWILRYLARALFFKEKFFMKYGIKLSEKETNVNTRVLEEQSMATKRKPQNDNEHNNMVEKLLKKLLKEVLKIHKKIVDSKEIGHIKTEWHAVALVLERLVLFIYLLTVFILFAVVIIIWST, from the exons ATGTGCATTTCCTCTTGTCTCACAATGTCTCCACACAGCATGACTCTCCTGCTTACATGCACCTTGTTTG GTGTAGGTTACGGCCAACTCAACTGTAGTTTTGATATTCTGATCAACAATTTGTCCTTCCCAAGCTTAAGTATTCGACCAGTAAAAAACTGGAGAACTGCAACTGAAATACAAATTGAAATGACTCTGTACAACATCATTGATCTG GATACAAGCTTGCAATCTCTTACTACATTAGTTTGGTTCGGCATG ACATGGAAAAATGAATTTATACAATGGGAGCCACAACAATATTGTTCCATCAAGAAAATCTTTTTGTCTAACGTTTCATATTGGCAGCCAGACCTGTATATTTATGAGAG GATACAAAGTGAAGACAAATCTCCCTCAGTGCCATTCTATTCTATTCAGTACAATGGATTAACTACAAGAGAAATGCCACTTCGGATTGTTAGTTCCTGTACAGTAGACGTCTTCAAGTTTCCTTTTGACACCCAAAAGTGTAACATTACATTTGGTTCATATATCCACCAAG TTCAACAGATTGACATGTATACATTATCTAACTCCTCTGAGGTTCTCAGCTCTACAAAAGATGTAATGGTTATGAATGATGACTGGGACTTGTTAAGTATCACAGTGACAAACAATACCTTGGATGTTAACGGAGAAATCTACAGTACAGTAAGCTATGAG ataACAATAAAGAGAGAACCTGCAATTTACATTATCACACTTATAGCTCCAGCTTGCTTCATGGTTATTTTGGATATTACCAGCATGTTCATACAAATGGATTCTGGGCAAAGACTTGGTTTCAAAATAACCATTGTGTTGGGCTTCTCTGTGCTCCTTTCCATTCTGAACACCATGCTCCCAACTTCTGACATGGTTCCAGTTTTAG GTATATTTTGCTGTGTGGTTATGGCTGTCATGGTGTTCAGTATAATGGAATGCATTGCTATCTCCTACATGGTAATGTTATCTAAATCTAAACCTACTATCCCATCCTGGATAAAAACTTGGATCTTGAGGTACCTGGCACGTGCTCTcttctttaaagaaaaattcttcaTGAAATATGGGATCAAGCTTTCAGAAAAAGAAACAA ATGTTAATACGAGGGTATTAGAAGAACAAAGCATGGCAACTAAAAGAAAGCCTCAAAATGACAACGAACATAACAATATGGTGGAAAAGCTGTTAAAGAAGCTTCTGAAAGAAGTCTTAAAGATCCATAAGAAAATTGTTGATTCTAAGGAAATTGGTCATATCAAGACAGAATGGCATGCTGTAGCCCTTGTTTTGGAGCGACTTGTCCTCTTTATATACCTCCTCACTGTATTCATTTTATTTGCTGTTGTGATCATTATCTGGTCAACATAA